TTCCGTGCGAGCAGTCCTGCCCGGTAAACGCCATTCACAAAGGCGAAAACGGGTTTGCTCAAATTGATTTTGACAAATGTATTTCCTGCGGCCACTGCATGGATGCCTGCCCGTTTGGCGCCATTATGGAACGCAGCCAGCTGATTGATATTTTAGGCCAAATCCAAAGCCACAACAAAGTGTGCGCGATGATTGCCCCGTCTATCGTGGGCCAGTTTGACTGCACCCTGCCGCAGCTGATGACGGCAATCAAAAAGGCAGGATTTGACAAAGTAACCGAAGTCGCCGAAGGGGCTGACATTACCACCGCCAACGAAGCGCGCGAACTGGTGGAACGCTTGGAGAAAGGCGCCCGGTTTATGACCACTTCCTGCTGTGCGGCGTGGATTCAGGCTGTTAAAAAGCATTTGCCCGCGCTAAAAGAATTCGTGTCCGAAACGAAAACCCCGGCGGGATACACGGCCGAGATTGAAAAGAAAAACGGTTTTGTTACCGTGTTTGTCGGCCCGTGCGTTTCCAAACGCGTGGAAGGCATGGAAGACCCCAATATAGACTTTGTAATGACCTACGAAGAACTGGGCGCCATGCTGGACGCCAAAGGCATTGACCCCTCCAAATGCGAAGAAACCCCGTTGGATCCCAAAATCTCCGGCGAGGCCCGCTACTACGGCGTAACCGGCGGCGTGGCCCAAGCAGTGGAAAACGCGATTGCGGGCAAACGTCCGTTTAAGAAAATGGCCATCAACGGGTTGGATAAAAAGACCATGATGCTGCTAAACGCCTACGCCAAAGGCGCGGGCGACTTTCAGCTTTTGGAAGTGATGAGCTGCAAAGGCGGCTGCATCGGCGGGCCGTGCACCCTTCGTAAACAAGCCGCGGTGATTAAGCCGATTAAAGACTTGGTGGCCCAAAGCCCCAAAGTGCCGTGCGCTTTGGACGAAAAGAAAGAAACCAAATAAAAAATATCTTCCCAAAGAAAAACCCCGCTCCAAAGAGCGGGGTTTTTAGATAGGAAACAGTACCCGGCTAAATGCCGCCATAATCAAAGCCCGTTGTTTTGCATACTTCTTCGCACTTAGGATCTTGTACGTTGTAATTTCCATATACACATTCTATTTTCCC
The window above is part of the Elusimicrobium sp. An273 genome. Proteins encoded here:
- a CDS encoding monomeric [FeFe] hydrogenase, with the translated sequence MNTSDNKAVYFKREALKKVVEAFDKGTLEKNAYRIPFEVIPPDSKSAVRCCIYKERAVFRARTLAAMGCSVEKDDEATSLNDYAKQALLRKAVPEVPLTVMDIACKGCVKARHIVTDACQGCLARPCQQACKFGAISFSDGRSHIDPDKCKNCGQCKAVCPYNAITYVPVPCEQSCPVNAIHKGENGFAQIDFDKCISCGHCMDACPFGAIMERSQLIDILGQIQSHNKVCAMIAPSIVGQFDCTLPQLMTAIKKAGFDKVTEVAEGADITTANEARELVERLEKGARFMTTSCCAAWIQAVKKHLPALKEFVSETKTPAGYTAEIEKKNGFVTVFVGPCVSKRVEGMEDPNIDFVMTYEELGAMLDAKGIDPSKCEETPLDPKISGEARYYGVTGGVAQAVENAIAGKRPFKKMAINGLDKKTMMLLNAYAKGAGDFQLLEVMSCKGGCIGGPCTLRKQAAVIKPIKDLVAQSPKVPCALDEKKETK